The following coding sequences lie in one Paenibacillus durus ATCC 35681 genomic window:
- a CDS encoding CYTH domain-containing protein — MAMEIERKFLLPEFPQQLVQEGKLSIHSRQRIEQTYLAIDGPQELRVRKLEDLSSGELHYTHTFKNGLGISREEIEYEISQGLYEQMIRAVRAVPLIKERITGEWNGITVEIDIYDQLKLSVVEVEFHSLEEAQSFTPPDWFGLDISEEKKYSNKTVWKELQNPAR; from the coding sequence ATGGCAATGGAAATCGAGCGCAAGTTCCTGCTTCCTGAGTTTCCGCAGCAGCTTGTTCAAGAAGGGAAGCTGAGCATTCACAGCCGGCAGCGCATCGAACAGACTTATTTGGCGATTGACGGGCCGCAGGAGCTTCGTGTGCGCAAGCTTGAAGACCTCAGTTCCGGCGAGCTGCATTACACCCATACTTTCAAGAACGGCCTCGGCATCAGCCGCGAGGAGATCGAATATGAAATCTCGCAGGGCTTGTACGAACAAATGATTCGCGCCGTCCGGGCCGTGCCGCTGATCAAGGAACGCATTACCGGCGAATGGAACGGCATAACAGTTGAAATTGACATCTATGACCAGTTGAAGCTGTCGGTTGTCGAGGTCGAATTTCATTCCCTGGAGGAAGCCCAAAGCTTCACACCGCCGGATTGGTTCGGCCTGGATATCAGCGAAGAGAAGAAATACAGCAATAAGACGGTCTGGAAAGAATTGCAGAATCCGGCCCGCTAG
- the thrC gene encoding threonine synthase, producing the protein MKYISTRGKVEPKGFIDTVLMGLADDGGLMIPDVIPSVSAQTLEEWRSLSFQELFLKIFSYYTNGEIPDEDLKELVERSYSSFRHPEVTPLKEINDSLYVLELFHGPTFAFKDVALQFMGELYSYISRVRGEIIHILGATSGDTGAAAIAGVRGKEGIKICILHPHNKVSKVQELQMTTVDDANVLNLSVKGNFDDCQKIIKELFADLDFKSRYHLRAINSINFVRILAQTVYYFYAYLHLPQAAQGKTVNISVPSGNFGNIFSGYLAKKMGLPLGKLIIATNENNILERFVKTGEYKPGGFKSTYSPSMDIQVASNFERYLYYLLGEDSAKVSDYMAKLQREGAITVDPALLEQVQSEFAALGVKNEECLNVIGKYEKETGYLLDPHTACGIAAYEEHNGPGEIGITFATAHPAKFDEAISLLGIKQEFPAQIAGLSALPQHMTVTEHDKAEIARQLETFYTLSAEIG; encoded by the coding sequence ATGAAATATATTAGCACAAGAGGCAAGGTTGAACCGAAAGGTTTTATTGATACGGTCTTGATGGGGCTGGCCGATGACGGCGGATTGATGATTCCGGATGTCATTCCTTCCGTATCCGCACAGACGCTGGAGGAATGGCGGTCTTTGAGCTTTCAGGAGCTGTTCCTGAAGATTTTCTCCTATTATACAAACGGTGAGATCCCGGACGAAGACCTGAAGGAATTGGTCGAGCGGAGCTATTCTTCCTTCCGCCATCCGGAAGTGACGCCGCTTAAAGAAATCAATGATTCGCTATATGTGCTTGAGCTGTTCCACGGGCCGACCTTTGCATTCAAGGACGTCGCGCTGCAGTTTATGGGTGAGCTGTACTCTTATATTTCCAGAGTGCGCGGCGAAATTATTCATATTCTCGGCGCAACCTCCGGCGATACCGGTGCGGCGGCCATTGCGGGCGTGCGCGGCAAGGAAGGCATCAAGATCTGTATTCTGCATCCGCATAACAAAGTCAGCAAAGTGCAGGAGCTGCAAATGACGACGGTGGATGACGCCAATGTGCTGAACCTGTCGGTCAAGGGCAACTTCGACGACTGCCAGAAGATCATCAAGGAACTGTTCGCCGATCTGGACTTCAAGAGCCGGTATCATTTGCGCGCGATCAACTCGATCAACTTTGTGCGGATTTTGGCGCAGACGGTCTATTATTTCTACGCTTACCTGCATCTGCCGCAGGCGGCGCAAGGCAAGACGGTCAACATCAGCGTGCCGTCCGGCAACTTCGGGAATATCTTCTCGGGCTACCTTGCCAAAAAGATGGGGCTGCCTCTCGGCAAGCTGATCATTGCCACGAACGAGAACAACATTCTGGAGCGCTTCGTCAAGACCGGAGAGTACAAGCCCGGCGGTTTCAAAAGCACGTACAGCCCTTCGATGGACATCCAGGTGGCAAGCAACTTCGAACGTTATCTGTATTATCTGCTTGGCGAGGACTCCGCGAAGGTGTCCGATTATATGGCGAAGCTGCAGCGTGAAGGAGCCATTACGGTTGATCCGGCGCTGCTTGAGCAGGTACAGTCCGAATTTGCCGCGCTCGGCGTGAAAAATGAAGAGTGTCTTAACGTAATCGGTAAATACGAGAAGGAAACCGGCTACTTACTTGACCCGCATACCGCTTGCGGCATTGCCGCCTATGAAGAACATAACGGGCCGGGCGAGATTGGCATTACGTTCGCGACGGCGCATCCCGCCAAGTTCGACGAAGCGATTTCCCTGCTTGGCATCAAACAGGAATTCCCCGCGCAAATCGCCGGTCTGTCGGCGCTGCCGCAGCACATGACCGTGACCGAGCATGACAAGGCGGAGATCGCCAGACAGCTTGAGACCTTCTATACGCTTTCCGCAGAAATCGGATAG
- a CDS encoding Gfo/Idh/MocA family protein encodes MTIRFGVVGTNWITDRFLESGLENEDFLLTAVYSRSEEKGKAFAAKYAGASVYTDLEAMAASNEIDAVYIASPNSLHAEQALICINHGKHVLCEKPAASNAAELRRVTEAARRNNVLFMEAMKSTLVPNFGMIKENLYKIGRVRRYFASYCQYSSRYDAFLQGKVLNAFNPAFSNGALMDLGIYCLYPMVVLFGKPDTVKATGVMLSSGVDGEGSIVMHYDDMDAAVIYSKITESYLPAEIQGENGTMIIDKISQPYEVKIRYRDGIVEELTVPQTYESMFYEAQEFIRLLKSGERESSVNSHACSLAAAEIMEEARRQIGLRYASDQW; translated from the coding sequence ATGACTATTCGATTTGGCGTAGTGGGAACCAACTGGATTACGGACCGGTTCTTGGAGTCGGGACTGGAAAATGAGGATTTTCTGCTGACTGCCGTGTACTCCCGCAGCGAGGAGAAAGGCAAGGCGTTCGCCGCGAAGTACGCCGGGGCCTCCGTTTATACCGACCTGGAAGCTATGGCGGCAAGCAACGAGATCGACGCCGTCTATATTGCAAGCCCTAATTCGCTGCATGCTGAGCAGGCGCTGATTTGTATTAACCACGGCAAGCATGTGCTGTGCGAGAAACCCGCCGCGTCCAACGCGGCGGAGCTGAGACGCGTAACCGAGGCTGCGCGGCGCAATAATGTGCTGTTCATGGAAGCGATGAAATCGACATTGGTTCCGAACTTCGGGATGATCAAAGAGAACCTATATAAAATCGGCCGGGTCCGGCGCTATTTCGCCAGCTACTGCCAGTATTCCTCCAGGTATGACGCCTTCCTGCAGGGGAAGGTGCTGAATGCCTTTAACCCGGCGTTCTCCAACGGCGCCCTGATGGATCTCGGCATTTACTGTCTCTACCCCATGGTGGTACTGTTCGGCAAGCCGGATACGGTGAAGGCTACCGGCGTTATGCTGTCCTCCGGCGTTGACGGCGAGGGCAGCATCGTCATGCATTACGACGATATGGATGCGGCCGTGATATATTCCAAGATTACCGAATCCTATCTGCCGGCGGAAATCCAGGGCGAGAACGGAACAATGATAATCGATAAAATCAGTCAGCCGTATGAGGTTAAGATTCGTTACAGGGACGGAATCGTTGAAGAACTGACCGTGCCGCAGACTTACGAGTCGATGTTCTACGAAGCTCAGGAATTCATCCGCCTGCTGAAGTCGGGGGAACGCGAGAGCTCCGTCAATTCGCATGCCTGCTCGCTGGCGGCGGCGGAAATTATGGAGGAAGCGCGGAGGCAGATCGGACTGAGATACGCCTCGGATCAATGGTAA
- a CDS encoding radical SAM/SPASM domain-containing protein, with the protein MKTFKKVYIEITSVCNLACSFCPQTARQAKFMNTETFRVILDEIKPHTSHIYLHVKGEPLLHPRIHELLDAAHDKGFKVNITTNGTLIRKAGHKLLGKPALRQMNFSLHSFDGHEGSEDRAGYLSHIIGFAKEAAAQGVFISFRLWNLTPDNLTNLQRNRNRETLSVLESAFGLNYRIEEKIVPGSSVKIAERIFLNQDHEFEWPSLSAPEDAGIGFCHALRSQAAVLVDGTVVPCCLDGEGVINLGNIHQTPFSEIVEGERANNLFYGFSRREAVEELCRKCGYRQRFGSSEPSRTASGMSL; encoded by the coding sequence TTGAAGACATTTAAAAAGGTATACATCGAGATTACAAGCGTCTGCAATCTGGCCTGCAGCTTTTGCCCGCAAACGGCGCGGCAGGCCAAGTTTATGAATACGGAAACGTTCCGTGTCATTCTGGATGAGATTAAGCCGCATACCTCGCATATTTATCTGCATGTCAAAGGCGAGCCGCTGCTGCATCCGAGAATCCACGAACTGCTGGATGCCGCGCATGACAAAGGCTTTAAGGTCAACATTACGACCAACGGCACGCTGATCCGTAAAGCGGGGCACAAGCTGCTGGGGAAGCCGGCGCTGCGGCAGATGAACTTCTCGCTGCACAGCTTTGACGGACACGAGGGCTCCGAGGACCGCGCAGGGTATCTTTCGCATATCATTGGATTTGCCAAGGAAGCTGCGGCGCAGGGCGTCTTCATCTCCTTCCGGCTGTGGAATCTCACGCCGGATAATCTGACGAATCTGCAAAGAAACCGGAACAGAGAGACGCTGTCCGTACTGGAATCGGCATTCGGGCTGAACTACCGGATCGAGGAAAAGATCGTTCCCGGCAGCAGCGTGAAGATCGCCGAGCGGATCTTTCTGAACCAGGACCATGAGTTTGAGTGGCCCAGTCTTAGTGCTCCCGAAGACGCTGGCATAGGGTTCTGCCATGCCCTTCGCAGCCAGGCCGCCGTGCTGGTTGACGGGACGGTGGTGCCCTGCTGTCTGGATGGAGAGGGCGTCATTAATCTCGGCAATATCCACCAGACGCCATTCTCCGAAATCGTAGAGGGAGAACGGGCGAACAATCTCTTCTACGGCTTCTCCCGCAGGGAAGCGGTGGAGGAACTGTGCCGCAAATGCGGATACAGACAGCGGTTCGGTTCGAGTGAACCGAGTAGAACGGCTTCAGGCATGAGCCTTTGA
- a CDS encoding ArsR/SmtB family transcription factor, whose translation MKMPHHPDRQDIQLSSVLYALSDPIRLYLVDVIHKSGERRCGDIAVPVVKSTLSHHYRTLREAGILHVRVQGTQRFSSIRTEDLEARFPGLLASIMDAYHASGEAERLIEPG comes from the coding sequence ATGAAAATGCCCCATCATCCGGACCGCCAAGATATACAGTTGTCCTCTGTGCTGTACGCCCTAAGCGACCCCATCCGGTTATATCTGGTTGATGTAATCCATAAATCAGGAGAGCGGAGATGCGGCGATATCGCTGTTCCCGTCGTCAAATCCACCCTCTCCCATCATTACCGGACGCTGCGGGAGGCAGGCATTCTTCACGTTCGCGTGCAAGGCACCCAGCGCTTCTCCAGCATCCGTACGGAGGATTTGGAAGCCCGTTTCCCCGGACTGCTGGCATCGATAATGGATGCCTATCATGCTTCAGGGGAGGCAGAGCGGTTAATCGAGCCGGGCTGA
- the rarD gene encoding EamA family transporter RarD: protein MKKGIIYAVLAYLSWGFLPLYWRLFTAMPAWEILAQRITWSFVFVAVLVTVSKQWKRLKSVGSSRRSAAAIVLCSIFISLNWFLFIWAVNNNHVIETSLGYYMNPLISVLFAVVFLKERLSPGQWLSLCLAGTGVLIMAVQYGHIPWVAISLAVTFALYGLAKKIAKLDVLLGLTGETIVALPVALGYLFYIQSQGTGTFASLPFFSILLLMLSGVATAMPLFWFAKSMQLLPLSLVGFIQYIAPTTSLLLAIFLFNEPFTEGNLISFSFIWLALIIYSFVTFKKSKERVVPVSQADAL from the coding sequence ATGAAGAAGGGTATCATTTATGCCGTCTTGGCCTATTTATCATGGGGGTTTTTGCCTTTATATTGGCGCCTGTTTACAGCGATGCCCGCGTGGGAAATTTTGGCGCAGCGGATTACCTGGTCTTTTGTATTCGTAGCGGTTCTCGTTACGGTGTCCAAGCAGTGGAAACGGCTAAAGAGTGTTGGATCAAGCCGAAGAAGCGCGGCCGCCATTGTTCTCTGCTCCATTTTTATCAGCCTGAACTGGTTTCTCTTCATTTGGGCCGTTAACAACAATCATGTGATCGAAACGAGCCTGGGGTACTATATGAACCCGCTGATCAGCGTATTGTTCGCCGTCGTCTTCCTGAAAGAACGGCTGTCGCCGGGACAATGGCTGTCTCTCTGTTTGGCGGGCACCGGCGTTCTGATTATGGCTGTTCAATACGGGCATATTCCGTGGGTGGCCATTTCTTTGGCGGTTACTTTTGCCCTGTACGGTCTTGCTAAAAAGATAGCGAAGCTGGATGTTCTGCTCGGTCTGACCGGAGAAACGATTGTTGCGCTGCCCGTCGCATTAGGCTACCTGTTCTACATACAATCGCAGGGAACGGGAACCTTCGCTTCTTTACCGTTTTTCTCGATCCTGCTTCTCATGCTTTCCGGTGTAGCGACAGCGATGCCTTTATTCTGGTTCGCCAAGTCCATGCAGCTGCTTCCGCTTTCACTCGTCGGGTTTATCCAATATATCGCGCCGACTACGAGTCTGCTGCTTGCCATTTTCTTATTTAACGAACCGTTTACGGAAGGGAATTTAATCAGCTTTTCATTCATCTGGCTGGCCCTAATTATTTATTCCTTCGTTACATTCAAGAAGTCCAAAGAGAGGGTCGTACCGGTCAGTCAGGCTGATGCTCTTTGA
- a CDS encoding MFS transporter — MKNKYLSASLGLYINYFVHGMALIIIAQNIDFLSKQWNTDNAGAAAVVSSLGIGKLVAVFFSGKLSDRFGRKPSVVLGIFFYVLFLAGILISPNVAVAYMFGISAGVANSFLDTGTYPALMEAFPKKSAPANIIIKAFIQGGQFVLPYLIGFLILRDLWFGWSFIFLIAVLSVNLVFILTRTFPPMTDISQASEESRPQRVRTFHFSLNEICLILFGFVAQTLLYILGQWIAKYGSEVVHMSEGSSRLLVSYGSLGAICCVLVTFTLGNRGIKSIYFMMLYTVMTAVISLVIWAFPVPVVCTAGAVLLGYFSSGGLIQLGLTLLAEKSSRGKGLVTSLYTIAEGVAIFTIPLVASAISRVNIGGIFLLNGAIALFGFTLTLIIFTRDKRPINEASVQVEQVQC, encoded by the coding sequence ATGAAGAACAAGTATTTGTCAGCATCTTTGGGATTGTACATTAACTATTTCGTTCACGGCATGGCATTGATCATTATTGCTCAAAATATCGATTTCTTATCTAAGCAGTGGAATACGGATAATGCCGGTGCCGCTGCGGTCGTCTCTTCTTTGGGCATTGGGAAGCTGGTCGCCGTCTTTTTTTCGGGCAAGCTGTCCGACCGGTTCGGGCGGAAGCCATCGGTAGTGCTGGGAATCTTTTTTTATGTATTATTCCTGGCCGGTATTCTGATCAGCCCGAATGTCGCGGTTGCTTATATGTTCGGCATATCCGCCGGTGTGGCAAATTCCTTCCTGGATACAGGGACGTATCCGGCATTGATGGAGGCCTTTCCCAAGAAGTCCGCGCCCGCGAATATCATCATAAAAGCCTTTATCCAAGGCGGACAGTTTGTGCTGCCTTATCTCATCGGATTTTTGATACTGCGGGATTTATGGTTTGGATGGAGCTTTATTTTTCTAATTGCGGTTCTCTCTGTCAATCTGGTATTTATCCTTACCCGCACGTTCCCGCCTATGACTGACATTTCTCAGGCAAGTGAAGAATCGAGGCCGCAAAGGGTAAGAACCTTTCATTTCAGCTTGAATGAAATTTGCCTGATCTTATTCGGATTCGTTGCGCAAACCTTGCTCTACATCCTGGGACAATGGATTGCCAAGTACGGCTCGGAGGTTGTGCATATGAGCGAAGGCTCATCGCGGCTTCTCGTTAGCTACGGAAGTCTTGGCGCGATCTGTTGTGTGTTAGTCACTTTTACACTGGGCAACCGGGGTATTAAGTCGATCTATTTTATGATGCTTTATACAGTTATGACAGCGGTCATTTCACTCGTGATTTGGGCGTTTCCGGTGCCGGTGGTCTGCACTGCAGGGGCCGTGCTGCTGGGTTATTTCTCTAGCGGCGGACTGATCCAGCTCGGACTTACGCTGCTGGCCGAGAAATCTTCGCGGGGGAAAGGGCTGGTAACGAGCTTGTACACGATCGCGGAGGGAGTCGCTATTTTCACCATTCCCCTTGTAGCGTCTGCCATCTCCAGAGTTAATATCGGGGGGATCTTCCTGCTGAACGGGGCGATCGCTTTGTTCGGATTTACGCTGACTCTGATTATTTTTACCCGGGATAAACGGCCCATTAATGAAGCAAGCGTCCAAGTAGAACAAGTTCAGTGCTAG